A window of Tautonia plasticadhaerens contains these coding sequences:
- a CDS encoding amidohydrolase family protein, producing the protein MATNHHVTRLAAVLALALAAPAASAQDQLAIKGGRIIPVVGEPIEGGVILVRDGTIQAVGEDLDIPIEARVIDATGKVVLPGFVEPHSPEPLVQANEVNPNVPFVSVVDAIDPNATYFEEARRNGVTTAHAIPGNSTMFGGKSAVVKTSGTFAEDMVLRRDAALKISLRPSGSSSRMGHLARLRRELDETLRYMKSLEEKKAEAARAEADEEQDEEEGGDDEGDANAPQEEDEEQDDEGDSPDPSAEDTEPDAQREALVRLLKGELPAFVYCEQAMDVPQALRLIDEYKLDATLILGRDCYKAVDLVAGRDEPVVLDPDLVFWETDPRTDEDERIVLPRIYREAGVPITFQASGVSSFSATSLGPSYLWYQAATAVKYGMPPEEALEALTLRPARMLGIDAFVGSIEEGKDADIVILTGEPLKLGTWVDTTIVDGRVVYRRDEDSRLKELLRPIGDDAGED; encoded by the coding sequence ATGGCGACGAATCATCACGTGACGCGACTCGCGGCCGTACTCGCCCTCGCCCTCGCGGCCCCGGCCGCATCGGCGCAGGACCAGCTCGCGATCAAGGGGGGCCGGATCATCCCGGTCGTCGGCGAGCCGATCGAGGGGGGCGTGATCCTGGTGCGGGACGGCACGATCCAGGCCGTCGGCGAGGACCTGGACATCCCGATCGAGGCCCGGGTGATCGACGCGACCGGCAAGGTCGTGCTGCCCGGGTTCGTCGAGCCGCACAGCCCCGAGCCGCTGGTGCAGGCCAACGAGGTGAACCCGAACGTGCCGTTCGTCAGCGTGGTCGACGCGATCGACCCGAACGCGACCTACTTCGAGGAGGCCCGCCGCAACGGCGTGACCACCGCGCACGCCATCCCCGGCAACAGCACCATGTTCGGCGGCAAGTCGGCCGTGGTGAAGACCTCCGGCACCTTCGCCGAGGACATGGTTCTCCGCCGGGACGCCGCCCTGAAGATCTCCCTCCGCCCCTCCGGCTCCTCCAGCCGGATGGGCCATCTCGCCCGGCTCCGGAGGGAGCTGGACGAGACCCTCCGCTACATGAAGTCCCTCGAGGAGAAGAAGGCCGAGGCCGCCAGGGCCGAGGCCGACGAAGAGCAGGACGAGGAGGAGGGAGGCGATGACGAGGGAGACGCCAATGCCCCCCAGGAGGAGGACGAGGAGCAGGACGACGAGGGGGACTCACCCGACCCTTCGGCCGAGGACACCGAGCCCGACGCCCAGCGCGAGGCCCTCGTCCGGCTGCTCAAGGGGGAGCTGCCCGCCTTCGTCTACTGCGAGCAGGCGATGGACGTGCCCCAGGCGCTCCGACTCATCGACGAGTACAAACTCGACGCCACGCTCATCCTCGGCCGGGACTGCTACAAGGCCGTCGACCTGGTCGCCGGCCGGGACGAGCCGGTGGTCCTCGACCCCGACCTCGTCTTCTGGGAGACCGACCCCCGGACCGACGAGGACGAGCGGATCGTCCTGCCCCGCATCTACCGGGAGGCCGGCGTGCCGATCACCTTCCAGGCCTCCGGCGTCTCCTCGTTCTCGGCCACCAGCCTCGGCCCGAGCTACCTCTGGTACCAGGCCGCCACCGCCGTGAAGTACGGCATGCCCCCGGAGGAGGCCCTGGAGGCCCTCACCCTCCGCCCGGCCCGGATGCTCGGCATCGACGCGTTCGTCGGCTCGATCGAGGAGGGGAAGGACGCCGACATTGTCATCCTCACCGGCGAGCCCCTGAAGCTCGGCACCTGGGTCGACACCACCATCGTCGACGGCCGGGTCGTCTA
- a CDS encoding amidohydrolase family protein translates to MRPRRTEGRCPASPIALALVLALALAPNPRAAAEEGDVLVRAGTVETVEAGPLSPGAVLISGGKIAEVAASIDPPEGATVIDLGADATLIPGLVDVDLPNGVSGPSAEVTREVTPRFSPLPAIDWSSRAFTEALAGGSTAGGIIPSSDNVVPGLAAVVKTAGPPGEPRVVEPDAGLVISVCSDPASRNRSRTRPDSIYVRQPTNRMGVVGLLRESFARAARGVDPDPDVTLPSDGDPYEPLREAMAGGRPVLAISRTDYDILTVLRLAGEFGYAPTILGGHEAYKVADVLASARVPVVLGALRVNGPYGPERTELAWNVAGILHEAGVPVALSGGDLLEQARFAARFGLPREAALRAITIEPSRVLGVDDRLGGIAAGKDADLVALDGDPLEFTTAVRWVMVDGTIRFPRPDPSQPQED, encoded by the coding sequence ATGAGACCTCGACGCACCGAAGGCCGATGTCCCGCCTCGCCGATCGCCCTGGCCCTCGTCCTGGCCCTGGCCCTGGCCCCCAACCCGAGGGCGGCCGCCGAGGAGGGGGACGTGCTGGTCCGGGCCGGGACGGTGGAGACGGTCGAGGCCGGCCCGCTCTCGCCGGGGGCGGTGCTGATTTCCGGGGGCAAGATCGCCGAGGTGGCCGCCTCGATCGACCCCCCCGAGGGGGCGACGGTCATCGACCTGGGGGCGGACGCCACCCTGATCCCCGGCCTCGTCGACGTCGACCTGCCCAACGGAGTGTCGGGGCCGTCGGCCGAGGTCACCCGGGAGGTCACGCCCCGGTTCAGCCCGCTGCCGGCGATCGACTGGTCCTCCCGGGCCTTCACCGAGGCCCTCGCCGGCGGCTCGACCGCCGGGGGGATCATCCCGTCGAGCGACAACGTCGTCCCCGGCCTGGCCGCGGTGGTCAAGACCGCCGGGCCCCCCGGGGAGCCCCGGGTGGTTGAGCCGGATGCGGGCCTGGTCATCTCCGTCTGCTCCGACCCGGCCTCCCGGAACCGGTCCCGGACCCGGCCCGACTCGATCTACGTCCGGCAGCCGACCAACCGCATGGGCGTGGTCGGCCTGCTCCGGGAGTCCTTCGCCCGGGCCGCCCGGGGAGTCGACCCCGACCCCGACGTCACCCTCCCCTCCGACGGCGACCCCTACGAGCCCCTCCGGGAGGCGATGGCCGGCGGCCGGCCGGTGCTGGCGATCAGCCGGACCGATTACGACATCCTCACCGTCCTCCGCCTGGCCGGAGAGTTCGGCTACGCGCCGACGATCCTCGGCGGGCACGAGGCGTACAAGGTGGCCGACGTGCTCGCCTCGGCCCGGGTGCCGGTCGTGCTCGGGGCCCTCCGGGTCAACGGGCCCTACGGCCCGGAGCGCACGGAGCTGGCCTGGAACGTCGCCGGGATCCTGCACGAGGCCGGCGTGCCCGTCGCCCTCTCCGGCGGCGACCTGCTGGAGCAGGCCCGGTTCGCCGCGCGGTTCGGGCTGCCCCGGGAGGCCGCCCTGCGGGCGATCACGATCGAGCCGAGCCGGGTGCTCGGCGTCGACGACCGGCTCGGCGGCATCGCCGCCGGCAAGGACGCCGACCTTGTCGCGCTCGACGGCGACCCGCTCGAATTCACCACCGCCGTGCGCTGGGTGATGGTCGACGGCACCATCCGATTCCCCCGCCCCGACCCGTCGCAGCCGCAGGAGGATTGA